The region GATTCCTACCCGGGGGTGGTCGGTCTCCTAGTGGACGCGGGCATTCTAGTCGCCCTGGGCCTCGGCCTCCTCCGGGCCCACCTCGGCCTTTCGTGAAGGATTCGCGGAAATCAACGGGGGAGGGGGTGGGGTCCGTCGGCCTCGAAATCCGTCGCGTTCAACCTTTTGTGATCGGCCCCCGCCGTAGTCTTGAGCGCCCATTTGGCCCAGCGGAGCTCGGACGTCAACAGGCTCAACCGGTGCTCGAAGATGAGGTACTCGGAGAGGCTCAGGTTGCCGGAGACCACCTTGTCCCGCCACGCGACCTTGATATCCTCCATCTCCTCCTCGACGGCGCTCCTGCGTTTCCCGATTAATAGCTCCAGCTTGCCGGGGGGCAGGGAGAGCGCCCGGGCGAAGGCGATGACGATATCGAGGGAGAAGAACAGGCGCTGGGAGTGGACGTCCAGCTCGTCGAGCCCGGTCTTGAGGGTCTTCCTCCCCTCGTCG is a window of bacterium DNA encoding:
- a CDS encoding PadR family transcriptional regulator, with amino-acid sequence MTKVDIMVLGLLSEKPMHGYQLKRVLEENHADLWSEVSTGHLYYTLKKLKKSKYVDEKTTRTGNRPPRHVYTLTDEGRKTLKTGLDELDVHSQRLFFSLDIVIAFARALSLPPGKLELLIGKRRSAVEEEMEDIKVAWRDKVVSGNLSLSEYLIFEHRLSLLTSELRWAKWALKTTAGADHKRLNATDFEADGPHPLPR